Proteins from a single region of Calorimonas adulescens:
- the xylF gene encoding D-xylose ABC transporter substrate-binding protein, with amino-acid sequence MLRKTLSRVLLTVLLASLFIFSVTGCTTTANQENSNNNSTQDQTQSQNNSNTTEPEKIKIGLSMDDLRLERWQHDRDLFVQKANELGAEVLVQSANGDDATQFSQAENLISQGVKVLVIIPHNGDAMAPIVEEAHKAGVKVLAYDRLITNSDVDYYISFDNVKVGELQADAIVKQVPKGNYFLLGGSPTDNNAKLLRQGQMNILQPLIDKGDIKVVGDQWVKDWLPEEALKIVENALTATNNKIDAIVASNDSTAGGTIQALAAQKLDGKVAVSGQDADLAACQRIVEGKQTMTVYKPIKQLATRAAEAAVAMAKGETIETNGSVNNGKIDVPSILLTPVAVDKDNMVDTVIKDGFQKLEDVYKNVPREQWPKQ; translated from the coding sequence ATGTTGAGGAAAACCTTATCAAGAGTTTTGCTTACAGTTTTGTTGGCTTCACTCTTTATTTTTTCAGTAACAGGGTGTACTACAACAGCAAACCAAGAGAATAGTAACAATAATTCAACACAGGATCAGACGCAAAGCCAAAACAATTCAAACACAACAGAGCCGGAAAAAATAAAAATAGGTCTTAGCATGGATGACTTGAGGTTGGAAAGGTGGCAACACGATAGGGATCTTTTCGTTCAAAAGGCAAATGAGCTTGGGGCAGAGGTATTGGTACAGTCCGCTAATGGCGACGATGCAACACAGTTTTCACAGGCAGAGAATTTAATTTCTCAGGGTGTAAAGGTTTTGGTGATAATTCCGCATAATGGCGATGCTATGGCTCCTATAGTAGAGGAGGCACATAAGGCAGGGGTAAAGGTGTTGGCATATGATAGACTTATAACCAATTCGGATGTTGATTACTATATTTCCTTTGATAATGTTAAAGTAGGAGAACTGCAGGCAGATGCAATAGTTAAGCAGGTACCAAAAGGCAATTACTTCCTGCTGGGTGGTTCGCCAACAGATAACAATGCCAAGTTATTGAGGCAAGGGCAGATGAACATTTTACAGCCACTGATTGATAAAGGAGATATAAAGGTTGTAGGAGACCAGTGGGTAAAAGACTGGCTGCCAGAGGAAGCATTGAAAATTGTGGAAAATGCCCTGACAGCCACTAACAATAAAATTGATGCGATTGTCGCTTCTAATGATAGCACCGCAGGGGGAACAATTCAAGCGCTTGCTGCACAAAAATTAGACGGTAAAGTAGCTGTTTCTGGACAGGATGCAGACCTTGCTGCATGTCAGAGAATAGTTGAGGGCAAACAGACAATGACCGTATATAAACCAATAAAACAACTGGCTACAAGAGCTGCGGAGGCAGCGGTTGCCATGGCAAAGGGAGAAACGATAGAAACAAATGGTTCAGTAAACAATGGAAAGATTGATGTCCCATCAATTCTCTTGACGCCTGTTGCTGTAGATAAGGACAACATGGTTGATACGGTAATAAAGGATGGTTTTCAGAAATTAGAAGATGTTTACAAAAACGTTCCCAGGGAGCAGTGGCCAAAACAATAA
- the xylB gene encoding xylulokinase has product MYFMGIDIGTSSVKIIVMDEDGNIKADVSKTYLIFYPKPGWAEQNPDDWWERTKSGIREVLSKTDISSDEIKAIGVTGQMHGLVLLDSENVILRPAILWNDQRTEHECEYITDCVGKERLSELTGNKAITGFTAPKILWVRNNEMEIYRKIKHILLPKDFVKYKLTGEFSTDVSDASGTLLFDVKDRKWSKDMLEILDIPESWLPHAYESMEIAGYVTKEAAEETGLKTGTLVVAGGGDQACGAVGTGTVKEGIISVSLGTSGVVFACQDGYSVDEMNRLHTFCHANGKWHVMGVMLSAASCLKWWVENNEPHTFEDLIGEAEKVEAGSDGLIFLPYLMGERTPYSDPYAKGCFMGLNMIHGRGHLTRAIMEGVAFGLMDSMEIIRSLDIPIREVRLSGGGSNSKLWRQIIADVFETDVSVLSSSEGPSYGAAILSAVGYGFYDTVEEGCKRTINISETVSPCDENVNIYNKIYNIYKGMYAKLKDTFYEISNLC; this is encoded by the coding sequence ATGTACTTCATGGGAATTGATATTGGGACTTCTTCAGTCAAGATAATCGTCATGGATGAGGATGGTAATATAAAGGCTGATGTTTCAAAAACATATCTTATATTTTACCCCAAACCAGGGTGGGCAGAGCAAAACCCGGATGACTGGTGGGAGCGTACTAAATCGGGTATACGAGAAGTATTATCAAAGACAGACATATCATCGGATGAAATAAAAGCCATTGGTGTTACAGGACAGATGCATGGACTGGTGCTTTTAGATTCGGAAAACGTTATTTTAAGGCCTGCTATCCTCTGGAATGATCAAAGGACTGAACATGAGTGTGAATATATTACGGATTGCGTAGGAAAAGAAAGGTTATCGGAATTGACGGGGAATAAAGCCATCACTGGATTTACTGCGCCAAAAATACTATGGGTGAGAAATAACGAAATGGAGATCTACAGAAAGATAAAACATATCCTTCTCCCGAAAGACTTTGTTAAATATAAACTTACGGGGGAATTTTCTACCGATGTATCAGATGCATCAGGTACTCTTTTATTTGACGTGAAAGACAGGAAATGGTCAAAAGATATGCTGGAAATATTGGACATACCAGAATCTTGGCTGCCACATGCTTATGAATCCATGGAGATAGCAGGGTATGTAACTAAAGAAGCCGCAGAAGAGACCGGACTTAAAACAGGTACATTGGTGGTTGCTGGTGGTGGTGATCAGGCCTGTGGAGCAGTTGGCACCGGCACGGTAAAAGAGGGAATTATATCTGTGTCACTTGGAACGTCTGGCGTAGTATTTGCATGCCAGGACGGGTATTCTGTCGATGAGATGAATAGGCTGCATACATTTTGCCATGCCAACGGGAAGTGGCATGTAATGGGGGTTATGCTTTCTGCGGCTTCATGCTTGAAATGGTGGGTTGAAAATAACGAACCTCATACATTTGAAGATCTAATTGGTGAGGCAGAAAAAGTTGAAGCTGGCAGTGATGGATTAATTTTTTTACCTTATCTTATGGGTGAAAGGACTCCATACAGTGACCCCTATGCAAAGGGATGTTTTATGGGTCTAAATATGATCCATGGCAGAGGACATTTAACAAGGGCTATAATGGAAGGTGTTGCTTTTGGATTGATGGATTCCATGGAAATAATCAGGAGCCTTGACATTCCGATCAGAGAGGTTAGATTAAGCGGTGGTGGCTCCAACAGTAAACTGTGGAGGCAAATAATTGCTGATGTTTTTGAAACAGATGTAAGTGTGTTAAGCTCATCTGAGGGTCCCTCATATGGTGCGGCAATTTTATCTGCGGTTGGATATGGGTTTTATGATACAGTTGAAGAAGGGTGCAAAAGGACAATAAATATTTCTGAAACCGTTTCTCCCTGTGATGAAAACGTCAACATTTATAACAAAATATATAATATTTATAAAGGTATGTATGCAAAGCTTAAAGACACTTTTTATGAAATTTCTAACCTATGTTGA
- a CDS encoding sugar phosphate isomerase/epimerase family protein gives MERKLKNSVGIWAFGPVATRFVPGGYHTEVVEESMEAKTERVVKGLEDYIDGLEYHYPNEINEKNVEAIKDIVYGNGKDIYCIALGHHVNARYALGSFINPDPDIRHEAIDVAKDGIDLAASLNANFIIWPGGEGYNYPFQTDYEKMWNDFIDAIAELTEHANQKGVTIFLEHKNSEPAMKIAMRNIGMVLYVINKVKEKGIDTTSLKVNMDWQHLIMNGENLAEYARILAMENKLGHQHANSGWGSFDDDNMVGALCFMETLELAKELQLVGYGKNGERIGYDLFPYTEDQIEAVKESVIHWEFIYDLASKIDTDRLYEAKKHKDAVKAYREVYKALGAKI, from the coding sequence ATGGAAAGAAAGTTAAAAAATAGTGTTGGCATTTGGGCGTTTGGGCCGGTCGCTACCAGGTTTGTCCCTGGAGGCTACCACACAGAGGTAGTGGAAGAGTCAATGGAAGCAAAAACCGAAAGGGTGGTAAAGGGGTTAGAGGATTATATAGACGGTCTTGAGTATCATTATCCCAACGAGATCAATGAGAAAAATGTCGAAGCTATAAAGGACATAGTTTATGGGAATGGCAAGGATATATACTGTATTGCCTTGGGACATCATGTAAATGCAAGATATGCCCTTGGATCATTCATAAATCCTGATCCTGATATTCGGCATGAGGCTATAGATGTGGCAAAGGATGGTATAGACCTTGCTGCTTCACTGAACGCAAACTTTATAATATGGCCAGGCGGTGAGGGTTATAACTATCCGTTTCAAACTGATTATGAGAAGATGTGGAATGACTTTATTGACGCCATTGCAGAATTAACAGAACATGCAAACCAAAAGGGCGTTACTATATTTCTTGAACATAAAAACAGTGAACCTGCGATGAAGATAGCTATGAGAAATATCGGGATGGTGCTGTATGTTATAAATAAAGTGAAAGAAAAAGGGATAGATACAACCAGCCTGAAGGTTAATATGGACTGGCAGCATCTAATCATGAATGGAGAAAATCTTGCTGAATATGCCAGAATACTTGCTATGGAAAATAAGCTTGGACACCAGCATGCCAACAGTGGATGGGGTTCTTTTGATGATGACAACATGGTGGGGGCATTGTGCTTTATGGAGACCTTAGAGTTGGCTAAAGAACTCCAGTTAGTTGGCTATGGTAAAAATGGCGAAAGGATAGGATATGACCTATTCCCATACACAGAAGACCAAATTGAGGCAGTGAAGGAAAGCGTTATTCACTGGGAGTTTATATACGATCTGGCATCCAAGATTGATACAGATAGACTCTATGAGGCCAAAAAGCACAAGGATGCAGTTAAGGCTTATAGAGAGGTCTATAAAGCCCTGGGTGCAAAGATATAG
- a CDS encoding MATE family efflux transporter, which produces MTVNKEDISIINRMAIPVISTFAIETIFTITDKAIIGRTSVEGFAAVGIVSSLLYVLTGTFGMLSMAFNIIFAKSFAKRDRDKYSQIFNTSLSLSIVIGFAFGILGIIFGRTIFQKFYNLEGSTLTYACDYMNIAGFSLELNLIIFIFSAYFKNLKRTTMFMYGTITAIIVNLALDYILVFGKFGFPRLGVKGAAIGSVVGLLSSIVIYIIGFLKHTDFSYSFSISKTVSRNLIKLYLPLFGQDFIESSLFIMIITALVAKLGVYEVATYNLIDSINSILLLPVYAYSGAALTLTAQEYAKNNTGKMKSLPIIASVCSYIFVLIIGLILILFPMAVFTLITDNSKLILMSSDYITVAVFPQLFNVINQIYKYCLQGIDQEKWVFIYSLIVSSISALILWSITEYTGYGLYGIYLVLGLSYFLLGLGYFLKYIKTIKGIIVLTDQSTFNPDFDR; this is translated from the coding sequence ATGACTGTAAATAAAGAAGACATATCAATAATAAATAGAATGGCAATACCTGTAATATCTACATTTGCGATTGAGACAATTTTTACTATTACAGATAAAGCTATAATAGGAAGAACATCAGTAGAAGGCTTTGCTGCAGTGGGTATAGTTTCTTCTTTACTATATGTGCTAACTGGAACATTTGGCATGCTATCTATGGCATTTAATATTATCTTTGCAAAGTCATTTGCAAAGCGTGATAGGGATAAATATTCACAGATATTCAATACATCATTGTCCCTGAGTATTGTTATCGGTTTTGCATTTGGTATCCTTGGAATTATATTTGGGAGAACGATTTTTCAAAAGTTTTATAATCTGGAAGGAAGTACATTGACATATGCTTGTGACTATATGAATATAGCAGGTTTTAGCTTAGAATTAAATTTGATAATTTTTATTTTTTCTGCGTACTTTAAAAATCTAAAAAGAACAACCATGTTTATGTATGGTACTATAACTGCGATAATAGTTAATCTTGCTTTAGATTATATTTTAGTATTTGGTAAATTTGGTTTTCCAAGGCTTGGAGTTAAAGGAGCTGCCATAGGTTCCGTAGTTGGATTGTTGAGCAGTATAGTGATTTATATAATAGGTTTTTTGAAGCATACTGACTTTAGCTATAGCTTTTCAATATCAAAAACAGTGAGTAGAAACCTTATTAAATTATATTTGCCATTATTCGGACAAGATTTCATTGAGTCTTCGTTGTTTATAATGATAATTACAGCATTAGTAGCAAAACTTGGAGTTTATGAAGTGGCAACCTATAATTTAATAGATTCAATTAATAGTATTTTATTATTACCAGTATATGCATATTCAGGTGCAGCGCTCACACTAACAGCACAGGAATATGCAAAGAACAACACCGGAAAAATGAAAAGCCTACCAATAATAGCAAGTGTTTGCTCATACATTTTCGTCTTAATTATAGGTCTAATATTAATCTTGTTTCCCATGGCAGTATTTACACTAATTACAGATAACAGTAAGCTGATTTTGATGTCGAGTGATTATATAACTGTAGCAGTTTTTCCTCAGTTATTTAATGTAATTAATCAGATATACAAATATTGTTTGCAAGGGATTGATCAAGAAAAGTGGGTTTTTATTTATTCCTTAATTGTTTCCTCAATATCAGCCCTTATTCTTTGGAGTATTACTGAATATACAGGTTATGGATTATATGGAATATATTTGGTGTTAGGGTTATCTTATTTTCTATTAGGATTGGGTTATTTCTTGAAATACATTAAGACAATAAAGGGTATTATAGTTCTAACAGATCAGAGCACTTTTAACCCCGACTTTGACAGATAA
- a CDS encoding PqqD family protein, protein MMIKVENLGVPFSMRIEEDETGLISTNGGVYSVDQISAFILKEINDGISVSTILSDIMIEYDVGLIELKKDIRDLFLTLQKLEIISENVLQRILVELEEKNDCK, encoded by the coding sequence ATGATGATAAAAGTTGAAAACTTAGGTGTTCCGTTTTCAATGAGGATAGAAGAAGATGAAACTGGGCTAATATCTACTAATGGCGGAGTTTATTCGGTCGATCAAATTTCTGCTTTTATTTTAAAAGAAATAAATGATGGTATATCTGTTTCAACAATATTATCAGATATTATGATTGAATATGATGTAGGGCTGATAGAATTAAAGAAAGATATTAGAGATTTATTTCTAACATTACAAAAATTAGAGATTATTTCTGAAAATGTTCTTCAGAGGATTCTCGTGGAGTTAGAAGAAAAAAATGACTGTAAATAA
- a CDS encoding SPASM domain-containing protein — protein MKKAYKKPLYEAEMIEDINLWISTNLVSTLNETEFGCTAGKDNFYIDDFGNVYGCSMMATYTELKAGNLKEEPLYEIWNESTVFKKLREINLQDVLGNCKNCKLLLTCKAGCRACAFSFHNDLMSSDERCPICKKELILNDDKS, from the coding sequence ATGAAAAAGGCATACAAAAAACCGCTATATGAGGCTGAAATGATTGAAGATATAAATCTTTGGATTTCAACTAATTTAGTTAGTACACTAAATGAAACTGAATTTGGTTGTACAGCAGGAAAAGATAATTTTTATATAGATGATTTTGGAAATGTTTATGGCTGTAGTATGATGGCCACTTATACCGAATTAAAGGCAGGTAATCTAAAAGAAGAGCCTTTATATGAGATATGGAATGAATCAACTGTCTTTAAAAAATTAAGAGAGATTAATTTGCAAGATGTGTTGGGGAATTGTAAAAATTGTAAATTACTGTTAACATGTAAAGCAGGATGTAGAGCATGTGCATTTTCATTTCATAATGACTTAATGTCTTCGGATGAGAGATGCCCAATATGTAAGAAGGAGTTGATACTAAATGATGATAAAAGTTGA
- a CDS encoding transposase: MAAHKNFTIEEKLAILAEAESSSTAKIPVCRKYGISKATLDYWRKQFLNSKEHPEDELAKLRKENVMLRSIIVDKDLEIAYLKELLKKTSQR; this comes from the coding sequence ATGGCAGCCCATAAAAACTTTACCATTGAAGAAAAGCTTGCTATATTAGCAGAAGCAGAAAGTTCCTCTACTGCTAAGATTCCTGTATGTAGAAAATATGGTATATCAAAAGCTACTCTCGACTATTGGAGAAAACAATTTTTAAATAGTAAAGAACATCCAGAAGATGAACTGGCAAAACTTAGAAAAGAAAATGTTATGCTTCGTTCTATAATAGTGGATAAAGACCTTGAAATAGCATATCTTAAAGA